A genomic window from Algoriphagus sp. Y33 includes:
- a CDS encoding DUF1080 domain-containing protein — translation MLKKVFIGFLMGGTLISCSSDKKEIQGADEPKAEWIDMFNGKNLDNWIPKIYHHETGENYQNTFRVTDGTIAVNYDDYNEGFNDRYGHLFYEKPFSAFHMTWEYRFTDQWLEDAASYTYRNSGVMFHSQAPETILKEQDWPISVEWQMLAEEEEGVARPTGNMCSPGTDVFFEGEKDPRHCINSTSPTFKWDEWVKADLIVYGDSLVIHLVNGDTVLQYTKPQVGGGVAANFDPKYKVDGTPLTEGYIGLQSEGQGVIFKNLKIKEL, via the coding sequence ATGTTAAAAAAAGTATTTATAGGATTTCTGATGGGAGGCACCCTGATTTCTTGCAGTTCTGATAAAAAGGAAATCCAAGGAGCAGATGAGCCCAAAGCAGAGTGGATTGATATGTTTAATGGTAAAAATCTGGACAACTGGATTCCGAAAATCTATCATCATGAAACCGGTGAAAATTACCAAAACACGTTCCGTGTGACCGATGGTACGATAGCCGTGAATTATGATGATTATAATGAGGGCTTCAATGACCGCTATGGACATTTGTTTTATGAGAAGCCATTTTCTGCCTTTCATATGACCTGGGAATACAGATTTACCGACCAGTGGCTCGAAGATGCAGCCAGCTACACCTATAGAAATAGCGGGGTAATGTTTCACTCTCAGGCTCCTGAGACAATCTTGAAGGAGCAGGACTGGCCTATCTCTGTAGAATGGCAAATGCTAGCCGAGGAAGAAGAAGGCGTGGCCAGGCCTACGGGAAATATGTGTTCTCCCGGGACAGATGTATTCTTTGAAGGTGAAAAGGATCCACGCCATTGTATAAATTCCACTTCTCCAACTTTCAAATGGGATGAATGGGTGAAAGCAGATCTGATCGTGTATGGAGATTCACTAGTCATTCATTTGGTGAATGGAGATACAGTTTTGCAATACACCAAGCCTCAGGTTGGCGGTGGGGTAGCTGCCAATTTTGATCCTAAATACAAGGTGGATGGAACTCCCCTGACTGAGGGATACATTGGGCTGCAAAGCGAAGGACAGGGAGTGATTTTTAAGAATTTGAAGATTAAAGAATTGTAA
- a CDS encoding glycoside hydrolase family 88 protein, producing MKLDSTISITRLEQPLKRFWELSGEKILQIEKSFDPNKGAPVFTEKGKYVTRGWTEWTQGFQYGSAILQFDATGDEQFLKIGRDSTLSKMAPHLTHTGVHDHGFNNVSTYGNLLRLIEEGKIEGAAWEKNFYQLALKVSGAVQAMRWTSIPDGGYIYSFNGPHSLFVDTIRSCRALVVSHALGHVMQGENDKRISLIQRAIQHILSTVRYSIFYGNGRDSYDVSGRTTHEIIFNTNDGNYRCPNSQQGYTGFSTWTRGLAWAICGLGETLEILDKIDESDYSAIISKKDLLSELSKAAIATSEFYLNNTPTDGIPYWDTGAPGLDKMGDYLNTKSDPFNAHEPIDSSAACIAAQGFIRIGNWLKNTDPARSEKYIQVGIQLAENLFAEPYLSTDPTHQGLILHSIYHQPNGWDYRPDPTKAPYGESCMWGDYHARELALLLKRMHNGENYYSFFNCVSL from the coding sequence ATGAAGCTTGATTCAACCATTTCCATAACTCGATTGGAACAGCCGCTAAAAAGATTTTGGGAGCTTTCCGGAGAAAAAATTCTACAAATAGAAAAGTCGTTTGATCCCAATAAGGGCGCACCGGTTTTCACGGAAAAAGGAAAGTATGTTACCCGTGGCTGGACAGAATGGACACAAGGCTTTCAGTACGGCTCAGCAATTCTCCAGTTTGATGCCACAGGTGATGAGCAGTTTTTAAAAATAGGCAGAGACAGCACACTATCCAAAATGGCTCCCCATCTCACCCATACGGGTGTTCATGACCATGGCTTTAACAATGTCAGTACGTACGGAAATCTACTCCGCCTGATAGAAGAGGGGAAAATCGAAGGTGCGGCTTGGGAGAAAAACTTCTATCAACTGGCTCTAAAAGTCAGCGGAGCAGTACAGGCAATGCGCTGGACTTCTATTCCTGATGGTGGATACATCTATTCGTTTAATGGGCCACATTCCCTGTTTGTGGATACGATCCGTTCATGTAGGGCTCTAGTCGTTTCCCATGCATTAGGACATGTGATGCAGGGAGAAAATGACAAGCGAATCTCACTCATTCAGCGGGCAATCCAGCATATTCTGAGTACGGTTCGCTATTCTATTTTCTATGGCAACGGCAGAGACTCATATGATGTATCGGGCAGAACAACCCATGAAATCATCTTCAATACAAATGACGGAAACTACCGCTGCCCAAATTCGCAGCAAGGCTATACAGGCTTTAGCACTTGGACCAGAGGCCTGGCGTGGGCCATCTGCGGACTGGGCGAAACGCTGGAAATTCTGGACAAGATTGACGAGAGCGACTATTCAGCAATCATTTCCAAAAAAGATCTCCTTTCAGAACTTTCCAAAGCCGCCATCGCAACTTCAGAGTTTTACCTCAACAATACGCCGACCGATGGCATTCCTTATTGGGACACGGGAGCGCCGGGCTTGGATAAAATGGGAGATTACCTCAACACGAAATCAGATCCATTCAACGCCCATGAACCAATTGATTCCTCTGCGGCTTGCATTGCGGCACAAGGATTTATCCGTATAGGAAACTGGCTAAAAAATACAGACCCTGCCCGGTCAGAAAAATACATTCAAGTTGGAATTCAGTTAGCAGAGAATCTATTCGCTGAGCCCTATCTATCCACGGACCCAACGCATCAGGGTTTGATTTTGCACTCCATCTATCATCAGCCAAATGGCTGGGATTATCGTCCTGATCCGACTAAGGCTCCTTATGGAGAATCCTGTATGTGGGGAGACTATCATGCACGGGAGTTGGCGCTACTGCTGAAGCGGATGCATAATGGAGAAAACTATTACAGCTTCTTTAACTGCGTAAGCCTATGA
- a CDS encoding two-component regulator propeller domain-containing protein, whose product MIKFFSLPILFLMLVLFTSCGQEQTNVPQDTIKTNNAGYSESQLNEADTSRVPMNIVRNVKQASNGDILIASYSGVFRYDARLPDGQGKSFTNLTNSIVGSHTFWDVLEDRKGNLWIASKDSGVYHLPAGQTDFQHFTTKDGLASNMVLHIYEDKAGNIWFGPSRYDGKSFRTFTTKDGFPTNNIRLLFEDKTGKLWFGPHNENMFVYDPRLSRSLSGGDIDSYRDGQGKGFTVLKNKEDKAFKNVWSIIEDKKGNIWFADVYGLWRYDGSTFTHVSERGAYSIIQDKKGNIWTTGEVKLYSNVWVLSRYDAETLYDKNPTVTEIFSGPPALFGLLEAKDGSIWFGADGVYRYEVGSDGKGYTITDFKADSLYQF is encoded by the coding sequence ATGATAAAATTCTTTTCCCTCCCCATTCTATTCTTGATGCTTGTTCTGTTCACATCCTGTGGACAAGAGCAAACAAACGTACCACAAGATACTATCAAGACCAATAATGCAGGATACTCCGAGTCGCAACTTAATGAGGCGGATACCTCTAGGGTGCCTATGAATATAGTTCGGAATGTAAAACAAGCGAGTAACGGAGATATTTTGATTGCTTCTTATTCAGGCGTGTTTCGATACGATGCCCGCCTGCCGGACGGACAGGGAAAATCGTTTACCAATCTCACAAATAGTATAGTAGGTTCGCACACATTCTGGGATGTGCTGGAAGATCGAAAAGGAAATCTTTGGATTGCTTCTAAAGATTCAGGGGTTTATCACTTACCTGCCGGGCAGACAGACTTTCAACATTTTACAACAAAGGATGGGCTTGCCAGCAATATGGTGCTGCACATTTATGAAGACAAGGCCGGTAATATTTGGTTCGGACCAAGCCGATATGACGGGAAATCTTTTCGGACCTTTACCACAAAAGATGGATTTCCCACTAACAATATTCGCTTACTCTTTGAAGACAAAACCGGCAAGCTTTGGTTTGGTCCTCACAATGAAAATATGTTTGTATATGATCCCCGTCTGTCCCGATCGCTATCGGGAGGTGATATCGATAGCTATAGAGACGGACAAGGAAAGGGATTTACCGTTTTAAAAAACAAAGAGGACAAGGCGTTTAAAAACGTTTGGTCAATCATCGAAGATAAAAAAGGCAACATTTGGTTCGCTGACGTTTACGGTCTCTGGCGTTATGACGGCAGCACTTTTACACACGTGTCGGAGAGAGGTGCCTATTCAATAATCCAAGATAAAAAAGGAAATATCTGGACTACCGGTGAGGTCAAACTCTATTCGAATGTCTGGGTACTTTCACGATATGATGCAGAGACATTGTACGATAAAAATCCTACTGTAACCGAAATTTTTTCAGGACCACCTGCTCTTTTTGGGCTTTTGGAAGCGAAGGATGGAAGTATTTGGTTTGGCGCCGATGGCGTTTATCGTTATGAGGTTGGTTCAGACGGGAAGGGATATACCATCACGGACTTCAAAGCAGATTCACTATATCAATTCTGA
- a CDS encoding winged helix-turn-helix domain-containing protein, translating to MDLRQNLLSEERNYLFASVLLIFISLASVGFSMLGSDDFDLARQEVLLRKIGHELLLQSGDSTSRVLPVKKIAENEYQISFENELSFQPDTLVNTIQSLLAEGPFARDYVVNVVDPANASVLFGYAISKNKKDDIIACIGRRQPMGCYAVNIQFKPTGISLAKNEYLFGSLFALAFVGLVFLRSVKPRRFSHYSRNKGLIRLGSMSFDAATRKLMINENTIDLTRTETRVLHIFALSPNEVIERSRLQKEIWEDEGVIVGRSLDMFISKLRKKLEFDPNINIVVIRGKGYMLEISA from the coding sequence ATGGATCTCAGGCAAAACCTCCTCTCCGAAGAACGCAACTACCTGTTTGCATCGGTACTACTTATCTTTATCTCTTTGGCCAGCGTGGGTTTCAGCATGTTGGGCAGTGATGACTTTGATCTTGCCAGGCAGGAAGTTCTTCTTCGAAAAATCGGGCATGAACTGCTCTTACAGTCAGGCGACAGTACATCACGGGTGCTTCCGGTAAAAAAGATCGCTGAAAATGAATATCAGATCAGTTTTGAGAATGAGCTTAGTTTTCAACCCGACACCCTTGTAAATACGATCCAAAGTTTGTTAGCCGAAGGTCCGTTTGCACGTGATTATGTTGTGAACGTAGTCGACCCTGCCAATGCCAGTGTATTGTTTGGATATGCTATTTCAAAAAACAAGAAGGATGACATTATAGCCTGTATAGGAAGAAGGCAACCTATGGGATGTTACGCGGTCAACATTCAATTTAAACCAACGGGTATCTCATTGGCTAAAAATGAGTACTTATTTGGATCCCTTTTTGCCTTAGCATTTGTTGGTTTAGTTTTTTTGAGATCTGTCAAACCGAGGAGGTTCTCACACTACAGTCGGAATAAGGGTTTGATCAGATTGGGATCCATGTCATTCGATGCAGCAACCCGCAAGCTCATGATAAATGAAAATACCATCGACCTGACCAGAACTGAAACCCGTGTATTGCACATTTTTGCTTTGTCTCCTAACGAGGTTATAGAGCGGAGCCGGTTACAAAAAGAGATATGGGAGGACGAAGGTGTTATCGTCGGACGCAGTCTGGACATGTTCATATCAAAACTTAGAAAAAAGCTGGAATTTGATCCGAATATCAACATTGTTGTTATACGCGGCAAAGGATATATGCTTGAAATCAGCGCTTAA
- a CDS encoding DUF5615 family PIN-like protein, giving the protein MKLLFDQNISYRIVKNLSDIFPEAKQVRELGIEGFTDREIWEFVKSGDFIIVTFDADFYHFSLVWDHPPKSSGFVQLSKPLW; this is encoded by the coding sequence ATGAAGCTACTGTTCGACCAGAACATTTCGTATCGAATTGTCAAAAATCTTTCAGATATCTTTCCAGAAGCGAAGCAAGTACGAGAATTAGGGATTGAAGGCTTTACTGATCGAGAAATATGGGAATTCGTAAAGAGTGGAGATTTCATTATTGTCACCTTTGACGCTGATTTCTATCATTTCTCCCTTGTCTGGGATCACCCTCCAAAATCATCTGGATTCGTTCAATTGTCCAAACCACTCTGGTAA
- a CDS encoding Gfo/Idh/MocA family protein, producing MKTHFLFSFFILALLSTQTFAQQKRTKIGVAGLTHGHVGWILNAKDRPDLEIVGIAEPNRELAKRLTGQHGISMDLVFDSMEEMLDKTNPEAVTGFGNIYDHLAVVEACAPRGIHVMVEKPLAVSLEHAQKMKTLAEKHNIHLITNYETTWYPSTFKAYELLNKGEVGDLRKVVVRDGHKGPKK from the coding sequence ATGAAAACCCACTTCCTTTTCAGTTTCTTCATTTTAGCCCTTCTTAGTACTCAAACTTTTGCGCAGCAGAAGCGAACAAAAATCGGAGTCGCAGGCCTTACCCATGGTCATGTGGGTTGGATTTTGAATGCGAAAGACCGACCTGATCTTGAGATCGTGGGAATAGCCGAACCCAATCGGGAGTTAGCAAAGAGACTTACCGGGCAACATGGAATTTCCATGGATTTGGTCTTTGACTCTATGGAAGAAATGCTGGACAAAACGAATCCTGAAGCTGTGACAGGTTTTGGAAACATCTATGATCATCTGGCGGTCGTCGAAGCCTGTGCACCCAGAGGCATTCATGTGATGGTGGAAAAGCCTTTGGCTGTAAGTCTGGAACATGCTCAGAAAATGAAGACACTTGCGGAGAAGCACAACATCCACCTGATCACCAATTACGAAACCACATGGTATCCCAGTACTTTCAAAGCCTACGAACTTTTGAATAAGGGAGAAGTGGGCGACTTGCGAAAAGTAGTCGTGCGAGACGGTCACAAAGGTCCAAAAAAATAG
- a CDS encoding Gfo/Idh/MocA family protein, with amino-acid sequence MEWLTDPKLNGGGAIIDFGCYGANLITWLQDGKKPNSVTAVTQQLQPENNPKVDDEATIILNYDDSQAIIQASWNWPIGRKDMEIYGLTGSIYADNPTDLSVRKAEGYSDFEENKLKLEYENTPFEDPFSLFLAVINGDLVLDEYALPSLENNMIVVEILSAAVESAKTGKTVHLK; translated from the coding sequence TTGGAATGGCTGACTGATCCAAAACTAAATGGAGGCGGGGCAATTATTGATTTTGGCTGCTATGGAGCGAATTTGATTACTTGGCTTCAGGATGGAAAAAAGCCTAATTCTGTCACCGCCGTCACTCAGCAGCTTCAGCCGGAAAACAATCCGAAAGTAGACGATGAGGCAACCATTATCCTTAATTATGATGATTCACAGGCCATCATTCAGGCTTCATGGAATTGGCCAATTGGAAGAAAAGACATGGAAATCTATGGACTCACAGGCTCTATCTATGCTGATAACCCTACGGATCTAAGCGTGAGAAAAGCAGAAGGCTATAGCGATTTTGAGGAAAATAAACTCAAATTAGAATATGAGAATACACCCTTTGAAGATCCATTTAGCCTGTTTTTAGCTGTAATCAATGGAGATCTTGTTCTCGATGAGTATGCCCTTCCTTCACTTGAGAACAATATGATCGTAGTAGAAATCTTGTCTGCGGCCGTAGAAAGTGCCAAGACAGGTAAAACGGTGCATTTGAAGTAG
- a CDS encoding NADH:flavin oxidoreductase produces the protein MSTGKYKPQYPRVAQLKTGENLRDHFNKEGIALEFDEELKSGATSAFAKSHTTRVGNSIGNAFCILPMEGWDGTTDGKPTELTKRRWKNFAISGAKLLWGCEAVAVQPAGRANPNQLMINENNLGDFEELYQLVEHEHKLAFGNSDDLLTGLQLTHSGRFCKPNSKTKMEPKILYSHPVLNKKFGLAEGYPLMTDGEISELIDAYVIAAVRAQKTGYKFVDIKHCHGYLGHEFLSAYDREGKYGKSIENRTRFIREITAGIRAEAPGLEIGVRMSIFDWVPFKQGPEGVGIPATEAPYTYAFGGNETGQGEDLDESFQFLRELEKLDIELLCTTAGSPYYNPHIQRPALFPPSDGYMPPEDPLHGVARQIAAVSEVKKSFPNFYVVGSGYSYLQEWLPNVAQNVLETGKADSIGLGRMVLSYPELPADVIDGIPMKRAKICRTFSDCTTAPRNGMISGCFPLDPFYKKMEIHETLKTIKTS, from the coding sequence ATGAGCACCGGAAAATACAAACCGCAATATCCGCGGGTCGCACAGCTAAAAACAGGGGAGAATCTCCGTGACCACTTCAACAAGGAGGGCATCGCTCTTGAATTTGACGAAGAACTAAAGTCCGGAGCAACTTCAGCTTTTGCGAAATCCCACACCACACGAGTGGGTAATTCTATAGGAAATGCGTTCTGCATCTTGCCTATGGAAGGCTGGGACGGCACTACTGACGGTAAGCCTACCGAGCTCACCAAAAGACGCTGGAAGAACTTTGCAATTTCCGGTGCGAAATTACTTTGGGGCTGTGAGGCTGTCGCCGTTCAGCCGGCAGGCAGGGCAAATCCAAATCAATTGATGATAAATGAGAATAATCTCGGTGATTTTGAGGAATTGTATCAACTGGTGGAGCATGAACACAAGCTTGCCTTTGGGAATTCGGATGATTTGCTCACGGGCTTGCAGCTCACACATTCAGGGAGATTCTGCAAACCAAACAGCAAGACCAAAATGGAGCCTAAAATACTGTATTCCCACCCGGTATTGAATAAGAAATTTGGTCTGGCGGAGGGCTACCCACTCATGACTGACGGAGAAATATCCGAGTTGATCGATGCCTATGTAATAGCGGCAGTACGAGCCCAAAAAACCGGATACAAATTCGTTGACATCAAGCACTGTCATGGCTATTTGGGACATGAGTTTCTCAGCGCTTACGACCGTGAGGGTAAATACGGTAAATCAATCGAAAACCGGACGCGCTTTATCCGGGAGATCACAGCAGGAATCAGAGCCGAAGCACCCGGCTTAGAGATTGGTGTTCGCATGAGCATTTTTGACTGGGTGCCTTTCAAGCAGGGTCCGGAAGGCGTTGGGATTCCTGCTACTGAAGCCCCTTACACCTATGCCTTCGGAGGAAATGAAACCGGTCAGGGAGAAGATCTTGATGAGTCTTTTCAATTCCTCAGGGAACTTGAAAAACTCGATATAGAATTACTTTGCACTACAGCCGGCAGTCCTTATTACAACCCCCATATTCAGCGTCCCGCACTCTTCCCCCCTTCGGACGGCTACATGCCCCCGGAAGATCCGCTTCACGGAGTAGCCAGACAAATAGCCGCGGTAAGTGAGGTAAAAAAATCATTTCCCAACTTTTATGTGGTAGGTTCAGGATACTCTTATCTTCAGGAATGGCTGCCAAATGTAGCTCAAAATGTACTGGAAACGGGAAAAGCAGATTCTATAGGTTTAGGCAGAATGGTGTTAAGCTATCCGGAATTACCGGCTGATGTCATAGACGGAATTCCTATGAAGCGGGCAAAAATATGCCGTACTTTCTCAGACTGTACCACCGCCCCCAGAAACGGAATGATTTCAGGTTGCTTTCCATTGGATCCTTTTTACAAGAAAATGGAAATACACGAAACACTTAAAACTATCAAAACATCATGA
- a CDS encoding 3-ketoacyl-ACP reductase, producing the protein MSRVALVTGGSRGIGLGIARKLAEEGINLAINGVREEADVREALEELKGFGVRVEYLQGNIASREDRKEIVEGLLAKFGKIDILVNNAGVAPRTRSDFFEVTEEDYDHLMEINQKGTFFLTQAIAKWMADLKKASPESEISIITITSISSTVASTTRASYCMSKSALSMLSKVLAVKMAEFGIPVYEIRPGVIETDMIEKVRETYHQGVKNGMTLEPRMGVPEDIGKVVAALVRGDLPYSTGQVISVDGGMTIARM; encoded by the coding sequence ATGAGTCGAGTAGCATTAGTCACAGGAGGTTCACGTGGAATAGGTTTGGGAATAGCACGAAAATTAGCCGAAGAAGGCATTAATCTGGCAATCAATGGCGTGCGTGAAGAGGCGGACGTAAGAGAAGCCTTAGAGGAGCTGAAAGGCTTTGGCGTTCGGGTAGAGTACCTTCAAGGAAACATTGCCTCCAGGGAGGATCGTAAGGAGATTGTTGAAGGATTGTTGGCAAAATTTGGAAAAATCGATATTCTGGTCAATAATGCCGGAGTGGCTCCTAGAACTAGAAGCGATTTTTTTGAAGTTACCGAAGAAGACTATGATCACCTCATGGAGATCAATCAAAAAGGTACTTTTTTCTTAACTCAAGCTATCGCAAAATGGATGGCAGATTTGAAGAAAGCGAGTCCTGAATCGGAAATTTCTATCATCACCATCACTTCTATTTCCTCCACTGTTGCCTCCACGACCCGAGCTTCTTATTGCATGTCAAAATCAGCACTTTCTATGCTATCCAAGGTTTTGGCCGTGAAAATGGCAGAGTTTGGAATCCCGGTTTATGAAATCCGCCCCGGAGTAATAGAGACAGATATGATCGAAAAAGTACGTGAAACTTACCATCAAGGTGTAAAAAACGGAATGACGCTTGAGCCGAGGATGGGAGTTCCTGAGGACATCGGAAAAGTGGTTGCCGCTTTAGTGCGGGGTGATCTTCCCTATTCCACCGGTCAGGTGATTTCCGTAGATGGAGGAATGACTATTGCGAGGATGTAG
- a CDS encoding DUF433 domain-containing protein: MEFIKYTEINPSKRFGQPSIIGTRISVADVLNWLASGMSKEEIISDFPELSLESINACLFFAATREKHLGIAS; the protein is encoded by the coding sequence ATGGAATTCATCAAGTACACCGAAATCAATCCATCCAAAAGATTTGGTCAACCATCAATCATCGGCACTAGAATTTCGGTAGCAGATGTTTTAAATTGGTTGGCAAGTGGAATGTCTAAAGAAGAAATTATTTCTGATTTCCCTGAATTATCCTTGGAAAGCATTAATGCATGTCTGTTTTTTGCTGCAACTAGGGAAAAACACTTAGGAATTGCATCATGA
- a CDS encoding YceI family protein: MNNKLSLFYLFLVIAPLPFGCSKSVKEETKNTIAAIPVSYGEKYKVDTSQSVVTWIGTMVLSPEDHIGYVYLSKGELLIEKGQLVGGTAEIDMNSIEYGDKENKNTPVKHLKSPDYFDVEKFPISTIAITKVDSVNSKNIQITGNLTIKGVTRSVTFPAVIEVKDGIVKATGKIIIDRTQWGIRYRSGKFYDNLADQAVSDNVEFQIKIVARK; the protein is encoded by the coding sequence ATGAACAACAAGTTATCCCTATTTTACTTATTTCTGGTTATTGCTCCTTTGCCCTTTGGTTGCAGCAAATCTGTAAAAGAGGAGACTAAAAATACCATAGCGGCAATCCCCGTTTCCTACGGAGAAAAATATAAGGTAGATACAAGCCAAAGTGTGGTAACATGGATAGGTACAATGGTACTTTCTCCTGAAGACCATATAGGGTATGTCTACTTATCCAAAGGTGAATTGCTGATTGAAAAAGGACAATTGGTGGGTGGTACTGCTGAAATTGATATGAATTCAATTGAATATGGTGACAAGGAGAATAAGAACACCCCAGTGAAACACCTGAAGTCGCCTGATTATTTTGATGTCGAAAAATTCCCCATTTCTACTATCGCAATTACCAAGGTTGATTCAGTGAATAGCAAGAACATACAAATTACAGGAAACCTGACGATTAAAGGTGTCACACGCTCTGTTACTTTTCCAGCAGTGATAGAAGTCAAAGACGGGATTGTCAAGGCGACAGGCAAAATCATCATCGACAGGACACAGTGGGGTATCCGCTATAGATCAGGGAAGTTTTACGATAATTTAGCTGATCAAGCTGTTTCGGACAATGTTGAATTCCAGATTAAGATAGTAGCAAGAAAATAA
- a CDS encoding sodium:solute symporter family protein, with translation MIGWLIFFFTLFLAMLGYASYRSYNKGRTSDDFIFAGSNIGTILGFLTFSAALFSAFTFMGMPDFFRTHGVGAWIFLALSDALMVFFLIWFGYALRKRASINGYKGVAGLMKSCYGNSFAGYLVFASAFLFLIPYVAIQIRGISIFLDAAFPDMLPYWSWSALLVFIMLIYSEIGGLKAIVYSDAIQGVIMLTVIWIIGVTCLQMSGGLESGLAKVSETNADLLTLPGPNGLFTSPFLIASAIAIVLIPVSQPQFTTRLVVMKNLKSVHRMAYAVGIFAILVILPTAFIGLYGAVKYPDASTADFLTNALLFDQAVPVAALAVVGLFAACLSTTNAQIFALGTELRSMLSGSDQFNMRVTKISILVFSLIVLVFSTYMSDELVLLARVSFAGTSMIAPVVLGAVIFKHPPKELIWLSSFALVTFVLSLVGVVPNLIAGYPLDFLMYCLLFVITFTLMLRHHLTQKTTHEA, from the coding sequence ATGATTGGATGGCTAATATTCTTTTTCACGCTATTCCTGGCCATGCTGGGCTATGCTTCTTATCGTTCCTATAACAAAGGAAGAACTTCGGACGATTTCATTTTCGCAGGTTCCAACATAGGTACCATTTTAGGTTTCTTGACATTCTCTGCTGCATTATTCTCTGCCTTCACCTTTATGGGAATGCCGGATTTCTTCCGTACTCACGGCGTTGGTGCTTGGATATTTCTGGCTTTATCCGATGCCCTGATGGTTTTTTTCCTGATATGGTTTGGATATGCGTTGAGAAAACGTGCCTCCATTAACGGATACAAAGGAGTAGCAGGATTGATGAAATCCTGCTATGGAAATTCCTTTGCCGGCTATTTGGTATTCGCCAGTGCATTTCTCTTTCTGATACCTTACGTAGCCATCCAAATCCGTGGGATCTCCATCTTTTTGGATGCGGCCTTCCCTGACATGCTCCCCTATTGGTCTTGGTCAGCACTGTTGGTATTCATTATGCTTATCTATTCAGAGATCGGAGGACTAAAGGCCATCGTATACAGTGATGCAATCCAAGGCGTGATCATGCTGACAGTGATTTGGATCATCGGAGTGACTTGTCTCCAAATGAGCGGAGGACTGGAATCCGGCCTTGCAAAAGTATCCGAAACCAATGCCGATCTACTGACACTTCCCGGCCCAAATGGACTGTTCACCAGTCCGTTCCTGATCGCTTCGGCGATAGCAATCGTACTGATACCGGTATCTCAGCCCCAATTCACTACCCGTTTGGTGGTCATGAAAAACCTAAAATCAGTCCATAGAATGGCTTATGCAGTGGGGATTTTCGCGATTCTGGTAATATTACCTACTGCCTTTATCGGGCTCTATGGAGCAGTCAAATACCCTGACGCAAGCACCGCAGATTTCCTTACCAATGCCCTGTTATTTGATCAGGCTGTGCCCGTTGCCGCCTTGGCGGTGGTAGGACTATTCGCTGCCTGTCTATCTACCACCAATGCACAGATTTTCGCCTTGGGCACAGAGCTTAGATCCATGCTTTCGGGATCTGACCAATTCAATATGCGGGTCACCAAGATTTCAATCTTGGTATTCTCGCTGATCGTTTTGGTGTTTTCCACTTATATGAGTGATGAATTGGTATTGCTGGCGCGCGTGAGTTTTGCGGGCACATCTATGATAGCACCTGTGGTACTGGGTGCAGTGATCTTCAAACATCCTCCAAAAGAGCTGATCTGGCTTTCCTCATTCGCACTAGTCACATTTGTACTGTCGCTTGTAGGGGTGGTCCCCAATCTTATCGCAGGATATCCGCTTGATTTCTTAATGTATTGCCTACTCTTTGTAATAACTTTTACCTTGATGCTTCGCCATCATTTGACTCAAAAAACTACTCATGAAGCTTGA